Proteins found in one Plasmodium malariae genome assembly, chromosome: 13 genomic segment:
- the PmUG01_13061000 gene encoding fam-l protein, translating into MEKKIKSLSFIKFVTFVLLSWIFHFHTCVSTHDKSLNECYNNRRKLYTRYYRLLAKYNQIKDSSIVRLKEDIPNGNNDKKDIYSNEKRNTETMKQSNRNPLYNVKGHKQSMKYKTCIFETKKYSHLEKKIFKELDYEDFLRNNRTISNKVYKKIILKKYGLRLILPVLFFLLLLIPIILDISESFLLVVELYKALGNYLGGGWTTNLKEWLCASPFWWLGRELKYGSKKYSYIVIPFFRSIIYFLPLFILGVTIILRIVYYHKKVKKYERIKFKQR; encoded by the exons atggagaaaaaaattaagtcattgtcatttattaaatttgttaCGTTTGTCCTTTTAAGTTGgatatttcattttcatacTTGTGtg aGTACGCACGATAAATCTTTGAATGAATGCTACAATAATcgtagaaaattatatacaagaTATTATCGTTTATTGGCAAAATATAATCAGATTAAGGATTCAAGTATTGTACGtttaaaagaagatataCCCAATGGGAATAAcgataaaaaagatatatatagtaatgaaaaaaggaacaCAGAAACCATGAAACAATCAAATAGAAATCCGTTATATAATGTTAAAGGCCATAAACAAtctatgaaatataaaacctgtatatttgaaacaaaaaaatattcccatttagaaaaaaaaatattcaaagaacttgattatGAAGATTTTCTCAGAAATAACAGAACAATTAGCAATAaagtttacaaaaaaataatacttaaaaaGTACGGATTACGGCTTATTTTACCtgtattattctttttattattattaatacccATTATATTAGATATATCTGAAAGTTTTTTACTTGTAGTTGAGTTATACAAGGCATTGGGAAACTATCTTGGTGGAGGTTGGACGACTAATTTAAAAGAGTGGTTATGCGCATCCCCTTTCTGGTGGTTGGGTagagaattaaaatatggtagtaagaaatattcttatattgttattccattttttaggagtataatttattttttacctcTCTTTATATTGGGAGTTACAATTATATTACGAATTGTatattaccataaaaaagttaaaaaatatgaaagaatTAAATTCAAGCAAAGGTAA
- the PmUG01_13061100 gene encoding fam-m protein — translation MERKIKSTTFIKISVLIIFNLIYHFNMDKRVFNRSMDESYEHDRRLDTKNYRILAKCIQNSDSYTFGLKKNMPKNTEYEKKKKQLNRSLLNKAQYYTEVTDYNKGMFDGKHFHFEKKWIKKKDYDNFLERNRRICDISLKKIKFRKYGIGIAMFLIFLLLGIGIPILPGLESLKNAWKNIDDNSIWKPFKTFIDSLIEGKESYIFIALFSGLMIMLSIMIIISTYKILRNNEKYNKIKLINE, via the exons ATGGAACGTAAAATTAAGTCAACCACgttcattaaaatttctgTGTTAATCATCTTTAATTtgatatatcattttaacaTGGATAAG AGAGTATTTAATAGATCTATGGATGAAAGTTACGAACATGATAGAAGATtagatacaaaaaattatagaatacTAGCAAAATGTATACAGAACAGCGATTCATATACTTTCGggttaaaaaagaatatgccaaaaaatacagaatacgaaaaaaaaaagaaacaattaaatagaagtttattaaataaggcACAATATTATACAGAAGTTACCGATTATAATAAAGGAatgtttgatggaaaacatttccattttgaaaaaaaatggattaaaaaaaaagattatgacAATTTTCTTGAAAGAAACAGGAGAATTTGtgatatatctttaaaaaaaataaaatttagaaaatatggAATTGGGATTGCTatgtttcttatttttctcttgTTGGGAATAGGAATACCCATATTACCAGGACTGGAGTCTTTGAAAAATGCATGGAAAAATATTGACGATAATTCAATATGGAAGccttttaaaacatttatagaTTCATTGATAGAGGGAAAAGAatcctatatttttatagcaTTATTTAGCGGGCTTATGATTATGTTATCtattatgattataataAGTACTTACAAGAtcttaagaaataatgaaaaatataataaaattaagttaataaatgaataa
- the PmUG01_13061200 gene encoding PIR protein produces MTSDTTQENNTVTLYVKYKSEFETAIQDTQNRIGGGENPGMKCGRMFKGCLDFTTPCQEVGRYLVEIKERYKSDSLKRCKYLNYRINSDNNYNMNPKWFQGYNEFSSLLGNICVQKFTVIQPDILKKLKDLYSYYENFNKYKGQENDSDGTICNNIKNLYSIYKDNYEKCPINSNDPFCEELINFKKAYDDKMHKLSPCKDLPKTLPHIEQTSQILPPTKEDDAFVPILTTSIVLLMSFTIFFLYKFTPLKSWIYNRLRKKTIIELNKFQEESRDSLQNLHEEVNRNYKGSSHNISYQPQGHT; encoded by the exons ATGACAAGTGACACTACACAAGAAAac aatacCGTGacattatatgttaaatataaaagtgaATTTGAAACAGCTATCCAAGATACTCAGAATAGAATAGGGGGTGGAGAAAATCCTGGAATGAAATGTGGTCGAATGTTTAAAGGATGTCTTGATTTTACTACACCATGCCAAGAGGTTGGTAGATATTTAGTTGAAATAAAGGAAAGATATAAATCCGATAGCTTGAAACGTTGTAAATACTTAAATTATAGGATAAATTcagataataattataatatgaatCCTAAATGGTTTCAGGGATATAATGAATTTTCATCCCTGTTAGGTAATATATGTGTCCAAAAATTCACAGTAATTCAAcctgatattttaaaaaaacttaaagATTTATACAGTTATTATgagaattttaataaatataaaggtCAAGAAAATGATTCAGATGGTACgatttgtaataatattaaaaatctTTATAGCATTTATAAGGATAATTACGAAAAATGTCCAATAAATAGCAATGACCCTTTTTGTGAGGAGTTAATCAATTTTAAGAAAGCATATGATGataaaatgcataaattATCTCCATGCAAAGATTTACCAAAAACATTACCACACATAGAACAAACTTCACAAATATTACCGCCTACAAAAGAAGATGACGCATTTGTTCCCATTCTAACAACATCTATAGTATTACTAATGTCTTtcactatattttttttatataag TTTACTCCACTGAAATCTTGGATATATAATCGTttacgaaaaaaaacaattattgAACTTAACAAATTTCAAGAAGAATCGAGAGACTCCTTACAAAACCTTCATGAAGAAGTaaatagaaattataaaGGAAGTTCTCATAATATATCCTATCAACCTCAAGGACACACGTGA
- the PmUG01_13061300 gene encoding STP1 protein has protein sequence MENCITSHLSVSGYSYFRFFSIDTFKNTTKYLNDITNSLKKETKKEKFREGCKGLAKYLIQHKNPPPYQDKVMWEKILYSWAKSYYSKLDKHGGCPVVMEDKDLALLDLKYEAEDFCEEKETRIKAITCFNNGDIDKDYCDEKCANKIKEYNAWIDGRKSYFNEKENMIISKCKKKPSHFPTKECNILKHNLFSTFSICNGKRSDTTVPSAPQEENTALERESKNAAFSTSSHEVSSEEVAKNPIEEQIQIEHDDKTDQKTQYASQSEPKELLSTEPSSTLYNTGEIQHVQIAQVENLETSLQPEDEDPLSLEPNILQHSDPKGLLSPHSSKSPQLFPEVSVSTSDSKDHTINSYISPILISFLCVIVFSLFTKYALIGLFKKKNKIRRQVKFLRLLVPSFSNNKSKHFTDDNLENPIYDDEEIIKKIKINELTKNVNLSRRQKDRSKTIIEVHMEVLEKCRNEDWENKKEAFLKICLDEFTKKDYRTYPNLTDDDLITENIKSSNDIEKQNFLWNKWIERHRYLFSKLKKEDWYNNLKNEWKKELAYIQEIEELKKKSPNENLKIPFLEIEKNLWKQWISENCNIIEQYLEQEWLRVLTEKLQSISEECVSEETINYISLINIEELQNKENCKESYKYIKKKLLTKLCILVLMSILEECTKEVNFDNRESYLNSSINEWKAEVYSGNKQEITENITEYNNNDIENKRNKELHAHIGNDNFRNEIEEWTRENDLYASSIVNDGTIKKSHHIAERYTS, from the exons ATGGAAAATTGTATAACCTCg CATTTAAGTGTTAGTGGCTATTCTTATTTCAGATTCTTTAGCATTGACACTTTTAAGAATACAACAAAATATCTAAATGATATAACTAATTCCTTAAAAAAAGagacaaaaaaagaaaaatttaggGAAGGATGCAAAGGTTTAGCTAAGTACCTAATTCAACATAAGAATCCACCTCCATATCAAGATAAAGTAATGTGGGAAAAAATCTTATATAGTTGGGCAAAATCTTACTATTCAAAGCTAGATAAACATGGAGGATGTCCTGTGGTTATGGAAGATAAAGATTTAGCACTTTtagatttaaaatatgaagcAGAAGATTTCTGcgaagaaaaagaaacaagAATAAAAGCAATAACTTGCTTTAACAATGGAGATATTGATAAAGATTACTGTGATGAAAAATGcgcaaataaaattaaagaatataatgcATGGATTGATGGTAGAAAGTCGTATTTCAATGAGAAGGAAAATATGATTATAagtaaatgcaaaaaaaaaccATCACATTTTCCAACAAAAGAATGCAACATActaaaacataatttatttagtaCGTTTTCCATATGCAATGGTAAGCGTTCAGATACAACTGTACCAAGTGCACCTCAAGAAGAAAACACAGCCCTAGAAAGAGAAAGTAAAAATGCAGCTTTTAGTACATCTAGTCATGAAGTTTCATCTGAAGAAGTAGCTAAAAATCCAATTGAAGAGCAAATTCAAATTGAACACGATGATAAAACCGATCAGAAAACTCAGTATGCTTCACAATCTGAACCTAAAGAACTATTGTCAACAGAACCTTCAAGTACACTATATAACACTGGAGAAATTCAACATGTACAAATTGCACAAGTTGAAAATTTAGAAACGTCACTACAACCTGAAGATGAAGATCCATTATCATTAGAACCtaatatattacaacatTCAGATCCTAAAGGGTTACTATCACCTCATTCCTCTAAATCTCCTCAGTTGTTTCCTGAAGTATCAGTCTCTACCTCAg ATTCAAAAGACCATAcaattaattcatatatatctcCTATTCTAATAAGCTTCCTATGTGTTATtgtattttccctttttactAAA TACGCTTTAATAGGattgttcaaaaaaaaaaataaaataagaagacAGGTGAAATTTCTGAGATTACTAGTACCTTCATTTTCTAACAATAAGAGTAAACATTTTACAGATGATAATTTAGAAAACCCTATAtatgatgatgaagaaatcataaaaaaaattaaaataaatgaacttacaaaaaatgtaaatttgtCAAGGCGACAAAAAGACAGATCCAAAACCATAATAGAAGTACATATGGAAGTACTTGAAAAATGCAGAAACGAAGATTGGGAAAACAAGAAAGAAGCATTCTTAAAGATTTGTCTAGATGAGTTCACAAAAAAGGATTATAGAACCTATCCTAATTTAACAGATGATGATCTAATaacagaaaatattaaaagtagcaatgatattgaaaaacaaaattttctaTGGAATAAATGGATAGAAAGACATAGAtatcttttttcaaaattgaaaaaagaagactggtataataatttgaaaaatgaatggaaaaaagaactagcatatatacaagaaattgaagaattaaaaaagaaatctcCTAATGAAAATCTCAAAATTCCATTCTTagaaatagagaaaaatCTATGGAAACAATGGATATCAGAAAACTGTAATATTATAGAACAATATTTGGAACAGGAATGGCTTAGGGTATTAACAGAGAAGTTGCAGAGTATATCAGAAGAATGTGTAAGTGAAGAAaccataaattatatatcattaataaatatagaagaattgcagaacaaagaaaattgtaaagaatcatataaatatataaaaaaaaaattattgacaAAGCTGTGTATCCTTGTGCTTATGTCAATATTAGAAGAATGTACAAAAGAGGTGAATTTTGATAATAGGGAATCATACTTGAATAGTTCAATAAATGAATGGAAGGCAGAAGTATATTCAGGTAACAAACAAGAAATTACAGAAAATATAActgaatataataacaatgatatagaaaataaaagaaataaggaattacatgcacatatagGGAATGACAATTTCAGGAATGAGATAGAAGAATGGACAAGAGAAAATGACTTATATGCAAGTTCTATAGTTAATGATggaacaattaaaaaatccCATCATATAGCAGAAAGATACACTTCATAA
- the PmUG01_13061500 gene encoding fam-l protein, producing MEKKIMLIIFINIATFIPLIWICHLSNETRTFYGSLGENYINDKKLNTKDYRLLAKCKHNKDSCTMGLKEGILNNDMTERKDISNNENIFAQLNRQSNRSLSRNIKRHKKVKKNNSRIFETEQYSRFEKKIFKELDYANFLKNNRGISNKIYQKIIRKKYGFRLSLPIFFVLLLSILLLLDLFVGYGLINGLFKVLNIISVSLEYQAVGNAKSLQVMLKPLYDWLKESHFSSFFKCAVNVTGGSSGSSNIDKHYYITGFFGFLIYFIPIFIIGVTCLLGVFYYHKKVKKYEKIKFKKR from the exons atggaaaaaaaaattatgttaatcatatttattaatattgctACGTTTATACCTTTAATATGGATATGCCATTTAAGCAATGAAACt AGGACATTTTATGGATCTTTGGGTGAAAACTATATAAAtgacaaaaaattaaatacaaagGATTATCGATTATTAGCAAAATGTAAACATAATAAGGATTCATGTACTATGGGGTTAAAAGAAGGGATACTAAATAATGATATGACAGAAAGAAaagatatatctaataatgaaaacataTTTGCACAATTAAATAGACAATCAAATAGAAGTTTATCaaggaatataaaaaggcacaaaaaagttaaaaaaaataattctcgTATATTTGAAACAGAACAATATTCCCGTTtcgaaaaaaagatattcaaagaacttgattatGCTAACTTTCTTAAAAACAACAGGGGGATTAGTAATAAGATTtaccaaaaaataatacgtaAAAAGTACGGATTTCGATTAAGTTTacctatattttttgttttgttgttATCCATATTACTTTTACTAGATTTATTCGTGGGTTATGGACTTATAAATGGTTTGTTTAAGGTTTTGAATATTATCTCTGTATCTTTGGAGTACCAAGCTGTAGGAAATGCGAAATCCCTACAAGTAATGCTGAAACCTCTATATGATTGGTTGAAAGAATCTCATTTTAGTTCTTTCTTCAAATGTGCTGTTAATGTAACAGGGGGGAGTTCAGGCAGTTCTAATATAGataaacattattatataaccGGTTTCTTTGGTTTTCTGATATATTTCATTCCCATCTTTATAATAGGTGTCACATGTTTATTAGGGGTTTTTTActaccataaaaaagttaaaaaatatgaaaaaattaagtttaaaaaaaggtaa
- the PmUG01_13061600 gene encoding fam-m protein produces the protein MEQIVKSILFIKIFAFILLTGICHFKNNVQDKDSNILELEQNIKNNTKCKKKDIAINEKGEKDKNKKSNKSSLNKAQYYTEVIDYNNGMFDGKHFHFEKKWIKKKDYDNFLERNRRICDISLRKIRFRKYSIGIAMFFIFLLLGIGIPILSSLPSLKEAWESITNDGILNKLKVNVEAWGDNVLSYLIIALFSVLMVMLAVMLIVGFYKILRNNEKYNKIKLIKA, from the exons atggaACAAATAGTTAAgtcaattttatttattaaaatttttgcgtttatccttttaactgggatatgtcattttaaaaataatgtg CAGGATAAggattcaaatattttagagttagaacaaaatataaaaaacaatacaaagtgcaaaaaaaaggatatagctattaatgaaaaaggagaaaaagataaaaacaaaaaatctAATAAAAGTTCATTAAATAAGGCACAATACTATACCGAAGttatagattataataatggaatgtttgatggaaaacatttccattttgaaaaaaaatggattaaaaaaaaagattacgATAATTTTCTTGAAAGAAACAGGAGAATTTGTGATATAtcattaagaaaaataagatttAGAAAGTATAGCATTGGAATTgctatgttttttatttttctcttgcTGGGAATAGGAATACCCATATTATCAAGTTTACCGTCCTTGAAAGAGGCATGGGAAAGCATTACAAACGATGGAATATTGAATAAATTGAAAGTTAATGTAGAAGCATGGGGAGACAATGTACTGTCCTATCTTATTATAGCATTATTTAGCGTACTTATGGTTATGTTAGCTGTTATGCTTATAGTAGGGTTCTACAagattttaagaaataatgaaaaatataacaaaattaagtTAATAAAGGcgtaa